From a single Capsicum annuum cultivar UCD-10X-F1 chromosome 12, UCD10Xv1.1, whole genome shotgun sequence genomic region:
- the LOC107850811 gene encoding phosphatidylinositol-3-phosphatase myotubularin-1 produces the protein MYRSRSARSSSLREPDSRLSESDKIEGAGSWDALEWTKIDPVARSVPSGVKQFLLEAEHVIVEGYGVVLVNTDAAGTLYVTNFRLLFLSEGSRDIIAIGTIPLATIEKFQKIAMKLPSGSRQPEKTVSQRLLQIIGKDMRIIVFGFRARTKQRRAVYDALLRCTRPARLWDLYAFVGCPSRFSNTNPKVRLLNEYWRLLGMGFYQASMRAIEDGSFTLSNEWWRISSVNSNYTMSPTYPFALLLPKSISDDKVLQACTFRARCRLPSITWCDRGTGAVLARSSQPLVGLMMNMRSNADENLVAALCTQIAGEKRRKLYIADARPRKNALANGAMGGGSESSANYFQSEIVFFGIDNIHAMRESLGRLRDYLDTYGTTSSDGMSSFLRHGGWSWGGGNLSSMSASVSTLGDTGWLIHVQTVLAGSAWIAARVALESASVLVHCSDGWDRTTQLVSLASLLLDPYYRTIRGFQALVEKDWLAFGHPFSDRLGMPSISGSGNMPFELSRQASTGSLPSSPMRQGSGSSSSQAQNTSHAQNQSSPIFLQWVDCVSQLLRMYPFAFEFSSAFLVDLLDCMLSCRFGNFLCNSEKEREQAGISDACGCLWMYLAELRASEGSSHAHYNLFYDPLKHDGPLLPPAAALAPTVWPQFHLRWSCPSEAQGGEVEAECRKLTRKFSELQRAKEAAEIRLNEASVTVESLAAELRNEKLVSTSARDAVKRASKETATIKRAVQSLGFSVYFTVDGDCNVGIERNPTEIPQQSICSVLTKDINGSVSHSEKADFSEPASEMEDAVSDNPLIRVCGSLCPMHTRDGECQWPNAGCAQSQSQLVGLKANFDAFDRLSIYDSYFGN, from the exons ATGTATCGGAGTCGGTCGGCGCGATCTTCGTCACTCCGTGAACCGGACAGTCGACTCAGTGAGTCCGATAAAATTGAAGGTGCTGGTAGTTGGGATGCTCTTGAATGGACCAAAATCGat CCTGTTGCGAGGTCGGTTCCGAGTGGAGTTAAGCAGTTTTTGTTGGAAGCGGAGCATGTTATAGTAGAG GGTTATGGAGTAGTTCTTGTCAACACTGATGCTGCTGGAACCTTATACGTGACTAATTTTCGCCTCCTTTTCTTG AGTGAAGGGTCTAGAGATATCATTGCAATTGGCACAATACCGTTGGCGACCATTGAAAAGTTCCAGAAAATT GCTATGAAGCTTCCATCGGGTTCGCGTCAACCTGAAAAGACTGTGTCGCAGCGATTGCTTCAGATCATCG GCAAAGATATGAGAATCATCGTCTTTGGTTTTCGTGCTCGAACCAAGCAG AGGCGTGCTGTCTATGATGCATTATTACGGTGTACAAGGCCTGCAAGGTTATGGGATCTCTATGCATTTGTTGGTTGCCCGTCCAGGTTTAGTAACACAAATCCCAAAGTAAGGCTGTTGAATGAATATTGGCGACTTCTTGGAATGGGGTTTTATCAAGCTTCTATGCGTGCTATTGAAGATGGGTCATTCACACTCTCAAATGAGTGGTGGCGTATTAGCAGTGTCAACTCTAATTACACTATGTCCCCAACTTATCCATTTGCTTTACTCTTACCAAAGTCCATAAG TGATGACAAAGTGCTGCAGGCTTGTACATTCCGTGCACGGTGTAGGCTTCCATCCATAACATGGTGTGATAGAG GAACCGGGGCTGTTCTTGCACGATCTTCTCAACCTCTGGTTGGACTCATGATGAATATGAGAAG CAATGCTGATGAGAATCTAGTTGCTGCACTCTGTACTCAAATTGCTGGAGAGAAACGAAG GAAGCTATATATTGCTGATGCAAGGCCGAGGAAAAATGCTTTAGCAAATGGGGCCATGGGAGGTGGATCAGAATCATCTGCAAACTATTTTCAGTCTGAG ATTGTTTTCTTTGGCATTGACAATATACATGCAATGAGGGAGAGTCTTGGTCGGCTTAGAGACTATTTAGATACTTATGGGACTACTTCATCAGACGGAATGTCATCTTTTCTG aGGCATGGTGGATGGAGTTGGGGCGGAGGCAATCTCAGCAGTATGTCTGCTTCAGTTTCCACTCTGGGGGACACTGGGTGGTTAATACATGTCCAAACTGTCCTGGCTGGTTCTGCTTGGATTGCTGCACGTGTTGCACTAGAATCAGCTTCAGTGCTTGTTCATTGCAG TGATGGATGGGATAGAACAACACAATTGGTCTCACTTGCCAGCTTGCTTCTTGACCCATACTATCGCACAATTAGAGGGTTTCAG GCACTTGTAGAGAAAGATTGGCTTGCCTTTGGTCATCCATTTTCAGATCGTTTGGGAATGCCCAGTATATCCGGAAGTGGCAACATGCCATTTGAATTATCTCGTCAGGCTTCGACTGGGAGTTTACCTTCATCACCCATGCGGCAAGGGTCGGGGTCATCCTCATCCCAAGCTCAAAATACATCACATGCACAGAACCAAAGTTCCCCCATTTTCTTGCAG TGGGTTGATTGTGTTTCGCAGTTGTTAAGGATGTATCCTTTCGCCTTCGAGTTCTCTTCG GCTTTCCTAGTAGATCTTCTGGATTGCATGCTTTCATGTCGTTTTGGGAATTTTTTGTGCAACAG CGAGAAGGAAAGAGAGCAAGCTGGTATATCTGATGCTTGTGGATGCCTGTGGATGTATTTAGCTGAACTAAGGGCATCTGAAGGAAGCTCTCATGCGCATTACAACTTATTCTATGACCCATTGAAACACGATGGTCCACTACTTCCACCAGCAGCAGCTTTAGCTCCAACTGTTTGGCCTCAGTTTCACCTTCGTTGGTCTTGCCCCTCAGAGGCACAAGGTGGGGAAGTTGAGGCAGAATGCAGGAAGTTGACAAGAAAATTCTCTGAGCTGCAAAGG GCAAAAGAAGCAGCAGAAATAAGACTTAACGAAGCAAGTGTCACTGTGGAGTCCTTAGCTGCAGAACTGAGAAATGAGAAACTTGTCAGCACCTCTGCCAGGGATGCGGTAAAAAGAGCAAGCAAGGAAACTGCTACTATAAAGCGTGCAGTACAATCTTTGGGTTTCAGTGTCTACTTTACAGTAGATGGAGACTGTAATGTAGGCATTGAAAGGAACCCAACCGAAATTCCCCAACAATCTATCTGCTCAGTTCTTACAAAAGATATAAATGGTTCAGTGTCCCACAGTGAGAAAGCAGACTTCTCTGAACCTGCTTCTGAGATGGAAGATGCTGTTTCTGACAATCCTCTCATCCGAGTTTGTGGGTCGTTGTGCCCTATGCATACTAGAGATGGAGAGTGCCAGTGGCCAAATGCTGGCTGTGCTCAGTCTCAGagccaattggttggtttgaaagcCAACTTTGATGCATTCGATCGGCTTTCCATATATGATAGTTATTTCGGAAATTAA
- the LOC107851400 gene encoding uncharacterized protein LOC107851400: MADTTTTATAAISDEQQQNKPTNNPIMSFISSILQLFKPPPPSTKKIEPGSAATNTTATTTSEAKPTAAAVVGEEENASGIVKFPKQDLTSLKLESEGGAEPNTHPIVLWQVYAIGGFFVLKWAWSRWNERRGNRKPSDEEPPPPPGQE; encoded by the exons ATGGCGgacacaacaacaacagcaacagcgGCAATCTCCGATGAACAACAGCAAAACAAACCAACGAATAATCcaattatgtcatttatttccAGTATTCTTCAGCTCTTCAAACCGCCGCCACCGAGTACTAAGAAGATTGAACCCGGTTCAGCTGCTACTaatactactgctactactacttCAGAGGCTAAACCAACTGCTGCTGCAGTTGTAGGAGAAGAGGAAAATGCTTCTGGTATAGTCAAGTTTCCTAAACAGGATTTGACTTCTTTGAAGCTCGAATCGGAAGGCGGAGCTGAACCAAATACTCACCCTATCGTCTTGTGGCAG GTCTATGCTATCGGAGGGTTCTTTGTTTTAAAGTGGGCATGGTCAAGATGGAACGAGCGTCGTGGAAACAGGAAGCCATCCGATGAAGAACCTCCTCCTCCTCCTGGTCAAGAGTAG